The following are encoded together in the Malaya genurostris strain Urasoe2022 chromosome 3, Malgen_1.1, whole genome shotgun sequence genome:
- the LOC131439086 gene encoding uncharacterized protein LOC131439086, which produces MKDIIACRNLINKDTIYKDVVIIGNGPSGISLSYMLAGNWPYWSPEQIQKHPDELLRARLNYYDSQKSLVEHDLFSLADGLEGRSTNPVSLLLDSLQHPCADLGMELPCMVEYMYHPEKEIDHLVLGRGPPGGSWHRMDPNLRTLSLAEWMSLPGLSFTEWGKAHPPAIERNGLDLDSSWFLSNNQYSYLPVNGSDEGIKTTLKSNNHNGASNNRSGKIPNGSSSVSFKHNFNESCDKCSKLNRYQSQQQKVSLTCSKCRTSSNRNNNALLENQNHDRLQQNSIAYEDRNGKISIKLSSPPRRNLSLKRQMSKEVETRALISRVAQYYESYVEEMNLTKYFMNDTIVTTVQPLDLSACGGPVPSRLRNGRWIISGFNRNTNRKFTVVCQNLVMANGASDLANRLGVKGEGLDMPWVKYELPHLERALEQYQDDAMARLKPVLIVGAGLSAADAVSICRSSGIPVIHVYRNRTAGLDKMLPGNVYPEYHEVHKMMKDSNQKYELYTPLPEHTIVDLTQSPYTGSKDSHRVTVQHLKTGERREFEVSFCAILIGSRPDLRFIAGISKGYNSSQHGNEASFFSRRAPVLVERESVVCENRPAQPLAIWSIAEQLLSSRLGRKLFWFKNICAKCRHLNVCDRNRYKQCQPAVLGRIEDKQSINCGHNLSILGRNCECTLPIAVPTNDYLVSVSGLGLGEDPSKPVDCKSNPIEVDKYTNAVLRIPYKGLYAMGPLVGDNFVRFIPGGALSITSALHKRTEND; this is translated from the exons GAAATGGACCAAGCGGAATATCGTTATCTTACATGCTGGCAGGCAATTGGCCATATTGGTCACCAGAGCAAATTCAAAAGCATCCGGATGAGCTGCTGCGGGCCCGCCTCAATTATTACGATTCACAGAAGAGTCTGGTAGAGCATGACCTCTTCAGTCTGGCTGACGGACTGGAGGGCCGTAGCACCAACCCGGTGTCACTATTG CTCGATAGTCTACAGCATCCCTGTGCTGACCTTGGCATGGAACTGCCGTGCATGGTGGAGTACATGTACCATCCCGAGAAGGAA ATCGACCATCTCGTACTAGGCCGTGGTCCTCCCGGGGGTTCCTGGCACCGTATGGATCCGAATCTACGGACACTTTCCCTGGCGGAGTGGATGTCCCTTCCTGGGCTCTCATTCACCGAGTGGGGGAAAGCTCACCCACCAGCGATCGAACGGAACGGGCTGGACCTGGACAGCTCATGGTTTCTAAGCAATAACCAGTACTCGTACCTGCCGGTAAACGGAAGCGATGAAGGTATCAAAACAACCCTCAAATCGAACAATCACAATGGTGCTAGCAATAACCGTTCCGGGAAGATACCCAACGGGAGCAGTAGTGTTAGTTTTAAGCATAATTTCAATGAGTCATGTGATAAATGTAGTAAACTAAACCGGTACCAATCGCAGCAGCAAAAAGTGTCCTTAACTTGCAGCAAGTGTCGCACCAGTAGCAACCGTAACAACAATGCGCTCTTGGAAAACCAAAATCACGATCGGTTGCAGCAAAACAGTATCGCTTATGAGGATCGAAACGGAAAGATCAGCATAAAGCTTAGCTCACCACCGCGAAGAAATTTATCACTGAAGAGACAAATGTCGAAAGAAGTTGAAACGCGGGCATTGATCTCACGTGTAGCGCAGTACTACGAGAGCTATGTGGAGGAAATGAACCTGACAAAGTATTTTATGAACGATACGATTGTAACTACTGTTCAACCGCTCGACTTATCGGCATGTGGTGGACCGGTGCCAAGCCGATTGAGAAATGGACGGTGGATAATTTCAGG ATTTAACCGTAACACCAACAGAAAATTTACTGTCGTGTGCCAAAATTTAGTTATGGCTAACGGAGCTTCCGATTTAGCCAACCGGCTTGGTGTTAAAGGTGAAGGGCTGGATATGCCATGGGTGAAGTACGAGCTCCCCCATCTGGAacgggctttggaacagtaccAAGATGATGCGATGGCTCGCCTTAAACCAGTACTGATCGTTGGTGCTGGATTGAGTGCAGCTGATGCAGTTTCCATTTGTCGATCGTCTGGCATACCGGTGATTCACGTATATCGCAATCGTACAGCAGGACTCGATAAAATGCTGCCGGGCAATGTTTACCCCGAGTATCATGAAGTACATAAAATGATGAAGGATTCCAACCAAAAGTACGAGTTGTACACTCCGTTACCtgaacatacgattgtagactTGACGCAGTCGCCTTATACCGGATCGAAAGATTCCCATCGAGTTACAGTGCAACACCTAAAAACGGGGGAACGCCGAGAGTTTGAAGTATCATTCTGCGCTATTCTCATCGGCTCACGACCTGATCTGCGATTCATCGCAGGAATATCGAAAGGATACAATAGTTCTCAACACGGTAATGAGGCTAGTTTTTTCAGTAGACGAGCTCCAGTGCTGGTTGAGCGAGAATCggtcgtttgtgaaaatcgtcccGCACAGCCGCTAGCCATCTGGTCGATAGCAGAGCAACTACTGTCATCGAGGTTGGGAAGAAaacttttttggttcaaaaataTCTGCGCCAAGTGTCGCCATTTGAATGTTTGTGACCGGAACCGCTATAAGCAATGTCAACCAGCTGTgcttggaagaattgaagataaacaatccatcaactgtgGTCATAATCTTAGCATACTGGGAAGAAATTGTGAATGCACACTACCGATCGCGGTACCAACCAACGATTATCTAGTTAGTGTATCAGGATTAGGCTTAGGCGAGGACCCTTCTAAACCTGTAGATTGCAAGAGTAATCCAATTGAAGTAGACAAGTATACCAATGCTGTATTGCGGATTCCTTACAAAGGTTTGTACGCCATGGGACCACTGGTCGGGGACAATTTTGTTCGTTTCATTCCGGGCGGTGCACTGAGCATTACCTCGGCATTGCACAAACGGACCGAAAACGATTGA